TTAGATGTTAAGAACCGAGCACATTTGGCAGATTGCAATTGAATAGCTGCATTGGATAAATGAGGCAATCCTAAGCCTCCTTTGGAGATATCCAAATACAGTCGAGCTGAACAAGTTGAATGATGCAGTTTACACCATTTCTTTAAATAAAGTTACAATATTATCAAGATCTGTTTTCACCCAACTAGGTGCTAATGGGAGCAGGCAGAGATACCAGGTAAGTCAAGGATATACAGCCTGATGGTATAGTTGAAGTTTTCTGCTGCTGCTAACTGGACAGAAGTCGACTTTTGTCATCAATTCTTGGAGTTTGTTCTTTAAAAAGATCTTATAGTCAGTAGTTGATAACTGGCCATTAATGGGCATTCCAAGGAATTTAAATGACTTATGGCCAAGAAATGGGACTTTCTGGTCACATATTGAAATAGTTGGATCGCGAAGATGATCTTTACTGTTATATGCCAATCCCAAGCAGCTGCATTTTGGTATTTTGATAACTAATTTAGACCATCGACACCAGTCAGATACAACATTGCAAAGTTTCTGTAGATCTTTTGAAGACTTTGCTAATAGAATGATGTCATCAGCAAAGAGAAGTGCATCCATGGTATAGGCTGATTTATGCAGCCTATATCcaagactattgtattggagggatgcatctcacaatacactagactattgtattggaggaatgcatctcacaatacactagactattgtattggagggatttatctcacaatacactattctattgtattggagggatgcatctcacaatacactggactattgtattggagggatgcatctcacaatacactagactattgtattgaaggaatgcatctcacaatacactagactattgtattggaaggatgcatctcttaattaattaatacataaaaatTTAAACATCAATAGCAATTTTTTCACCTCTGATTCAAAGCAGTCGGGGAAAATGTAACGTTCCTTGGAAATTGGCTGCTGTCCATCACTGGATACGCATACACATGCACTACAACATTCTCTTCATTCTGGCAGTGGATTCTGATCATGTCGTGATAGTTGTGATAATCATCAGGTCTAAACTCCACTTTAACCTCATAGCTAAGTCCAGACACGAGGTTGCCTTTGTTCTTGACTTTCACACTGAAATGAGGTGTGGTGGGTGGAATTATGTGAAATCGTTGACAATAATTTGAAATGTTTGTGACTCTCTAcaatcaaacacaacacactaaacaacacaaatttaaatttcattaaaattaaaagtttaCTAACGCGCGCATGCAAAAatcatcacgtgaccaacttAAATGTCCACGTGACTAACAATGCGTCGAGTTTTCCGAGCAATCGcgcaacagacaaataacttTTACTGCCATTTCACACTGTCTCTCTCTCACCAATGTTTTTGAGTAGCAACGATGCGGCTGGAAGCCGGAAAAATACAAGATCGAAGGACTGGCGTGAGCAACAGCACTCTTACCAATATGTGAGAATATCTCTGCAATAGACAAGAACACCAGTACAGtaataaacaaagaaaacgCACAAAACGCGAGCAAAAAAACGTTTTTTGCGTTTAGGATCACGGAGTCGACTATGAGTTAGATTTGTTTTACTTACTTGTGTCTAGAATGTGGTTTGGTACAGTCCGCTCCATCACCGTTCCTCTAGAAGTTCTCAAGTTGATGGCAGAAGAATCGGCCGCCATCACTGAGTCTGACAATCACCCGAGCAacgctaacgcgcgttagcagtTATAAAAAATCCGCGagtaatttaattttaatacttATTTaatagaaaattaaattttttaaataaaatacattTTCAAAACATCATGTTTAaaaattacatatttatattgtGTTTATAATACTGACaatgctaacgcgcgttaacagTTATTTTGAAACCCCGTGACTTACTAAATTTTAAACATACTAAGTTTAAAATGTATGTTATTTAACAAATAGTAATTTGCTATTGACTAAGTAATaaaattacatatttataATGTGTTTACAATTAGGGCAATGCCTACGCGCGTTAACAGTTAACTTTAGAATCTCGCGAGTCATAAAATTTTAAacttattaattttaaaatataaaagttgcttaattataaataaaattttgctATTGCATAAGTATAAGAATTACGTAGCTATTAGAGTATGTTTACAGCTACTTTTTAGCTTTAGTGGATCAacactaacgcgcgttaataGCTAATTAAACATTTGTTAACAATAAactttaaatattttaaatttaccAACTAAAGTTTacaagcattaattaatttatttgtgtattttatTAAGAGTCTTATATAGTTATTAATTTAGCAAATAAAAATTTAGCATTAAATAAATTACGTAGTTATCGCAAAtattatatacaatatattacattgCAATAGTAACACTCAAATCCatacgtacacacgcacgcacacacacacacacacacacacacacacacacacacacacacgcgcgcgcgcacacagatagacagacagacagacagacagacagacagacagacacgcacgcacgcacacacgcacacgcacacgcacgcacgtacgcacagacagacagacagacagacagacagacagacagacagacagacagacacgcacgcacgcacacacgcacacgcacacacgcacacgcacgcacgcacacacgcacacgcgcacacgcacgcacgtacgcacagacagacagacagacagacagacagacagacagacagacagacagacagacagacagacagacacgcacgcacgcacacacgcacacgcacacgcacgcacgtacgcacagacagacagacagacagacagacagacagacagacagacagacagacagacacgcacgcacgcacacacgcacacgcacacacgcacacgcacgcacgcacacacgcacacgcgcacacgcacgcacgtacgcacagacagacagacagacagacagacagacagacagacagacagacagacagacagacagacacacacacacacacacacacacacacacacacacacacacacaccacacacacacacacacacacacacacacacacacacacacacacacacacacacacacacacacacatacacacacactcacacacacacacacacacacacacagacacagtgtAGACAGAAGTTACAAATACAtcttgtcacgtgactcacgTGCAGTACTTCTGGTCCAGAAGCGTAGGAGGGTCTAAAGCTAAAGTCACATCCTCGTGCCAGATTTCGTCATTTCCTCTTGTGAAGAGCAGCTAACAAACATGTTACCGAATTACCTCTTTTCTGCATTCTTGCTGTACAGCATCTGCAGAGCTCGAGTGCAAGCTCAATTTCCAGCTGCTTGCATAGAGAACGACCAACTGATGGCAAGATGTTGTCCATCACCAGACGGAACAGACTTGGAATGTGGGGGAGGAGGTGAGGAAGAATGGGGTGGGCGTGGCTTTCTATGTCCGAGTGTTGCTGATCATCTTTGTTTTGTAGATCGGGGAGAGTGTGTGGAGATCTTTGTGCATAATAATTGGCCATGGAAATATTTCAATAATGCGTGTGTACCAGGAGGTGATAATGACTTTGTACTTTCAGTATTGCACTTTCAGTGATCATGATCTAGCTAGTTGTTTCTCCTTAGATTGATATAAGTATAGTAGTCAcgcacaaacgcacgcacgcacgcacacacacacacacacacacacacacacacacacacacgcacgcaattACATGTTTAAGCTTACGTTTACTTTTGATGCTAGACTTTCTGCATGGCTAATTGCATTTTGCTAATGTTGTGGCATGAAGCCAACACAACCACTGTTAGTAGGCAAGACTctcatgtgtggtgtgtgtgtgtgtgtgtgtgtgtgtgtgtgtgtgtgtgtgtgtgtgtgtgtgcgtgcgtgcgtgcacgcacgcgtgtgtcATTTCCTGACATAACTCACACTCTGTTTCACATCTAGACGGACGTCTTGGATGGCCGAGAAGCCTCAACATGACACACCACTGCAAATGCAAGAACAACTGGGCAGGTCCAGACTGTGGTGACTGTGCACACGGATACGTCAAGACACACAACTCATGCATGCCATACAGTCAACCAGCTGTCCGCAAAAACGTCCTCACAATGACACCAAATGAATGGAAAAACTTCCATCAAGCACTAAACGAtactaaacacacaaagagTATCTACAAGGTCCCAATCGGTTACTACAACACACTGGAAGGTGGTGCCACATCAAACTTAACATTTGTTGATACAAATGTTTATGATTTTTTCGTGTGGTTACATCATTATGCCTCGAAAGACAACACAAGTCCGACTACAGTCATACAGTGTGACTTCGCACACGAAGGATCCGGATTCCTCACATGGCATCGTGCTCTGCTACTCGTTGTCGAGCACGAACTACAGAGGACACAAACAGGTCGGAGTATCGACTACCCGATTATGATACCATACTGGGACTGGACGGACCACACCCCCGCATCGATTAACAAACTGTTCTCGAACGAGATGATGGGATATTCACACAATGTGACTGAAACGAAGCGGCCGCAGCGAATTGGGGGAGTGTTTTCCAACTGGACAACCGTGTGTTATAAGGAGGGTTTTCCCACAAAGCCGACCCTCGGGTGTCTGTGTGATCCTCGTGTGTCAACTGGTTTTCTCACACGATGTTTAGGATGTAAGGACACTTTACTGCATCAGACGATGGATTACCTGCCTCGTGCGGACGACGTCAAGAAAGTGAAGAATCTCGCTGTTGTGTACGACCTTTTTCCGTGGGATAAGAAACCGAATATCTACAGCTTTAGGAATTCGCTGGAGGGATTTGTCAATATGAGTGACATCTACGAGTGTGGGAGTGGCCAGAACGGTGAGCTGCATGTTCAGGTTCATTGGTGGATGGGAGGAAATGTTGCAGAGCTGAGTTCCTCTCCTAATGATCCGATGTTCTGGCTACATCATTGTATGGTCGATCGTATATTTGAAGAATGGTTGAGAATGGGATGGAGGAAATACCACCCGACAGATGGTGCACATCCTGGTCATAATAGGGATGATTGGTTGATGGGTATTTTTCCATTGGCTACCAACGGCGACATGTTTAAGTACTCGACCAAGTTGGGATACGATTATGACAAATTAGATTGCTAAATGTGTGCGCGAGCAGCATGTAGTGCAGAGTCGGTAGATTGCTGGCAAGCAGCCTTGATAcacaaccatgcatgcacacacacacacacacacacacacacacacacacacacacacacacacacacacacacacacacactgccgTAAACTACAATGAGCAGCTTTAGCAGCAGTTGAGACATTAAAATTGTGAATCTCGAGACTAGCAAATTGTACGCTTTTATACACACTCACATCCACTACAATAAGGCCAGAGcaattaaatttcttgatgcttggATTCGCCGGTCCACTTTGGAGCTCGaccaaaataaaaaacaaaaaattgatgTGTGCATTCGCAATGATGTGTTTGCTgtaacttgtgtgtgtgtgtgtgtgtgtgtgtgtgtgtgtgtgtgtattatgtaTCAATGGCTTTTGACAGTGTGAACATGTGGTCCAGTGACTGTTTCCACCCTCACATGTGTAAAGAAGTGCAATGCAAACTGCGGATGCttaaatgtcacatgatcacTATTTTTTATTTCGGTCGGTCCAGTTTTCTGCATCCAACTATTCGAGCATCAAAATTCAGTCGGTCTGGCCTAATATAAGTGTCTCAATGTTACCCATGATGATCACACCACATGTAAGCACATCACCAATAACCTCAGTACAACATTCTAattttgtgtgggtgtggctACATTAGGACAGAAAACTGCATGCCTCCGGACTCCATCGCCACCAGTAGCACCAGACCATCAAGGCAAAAATCGAGGCAAACATCAAGGCAAACAACAAGGCAAACATTAAGGCAAAAATCAAGACAAAATGGGAAACATCAAGGCAAACAACAAGGCAAACATCAAGGCAAAAATCAGGGCAAACAACAAGGCAAACTTTAAGGCAAAAATCAAGACAAAATGGCAAACATCAAGGCAAATAACAAGGCAAAATCAGGGCAAACAACAAGGCAAACATTAAGGCAAACATCAAGGCAAAAATCAGGGTAAACAACAAGGCAAACATTAAGGCAAAAATCAAGACAAAATGGCAAACATTAAGGCAAACATCAAGGCAAACATCAAGGCAAACAACAAGGCAAACATCAAGGCAAAAATCAGGGCAaaaaaacaagacaaaatgGCACACATCAAGGTAAACAACAAGGCAAACAATAAGGCAAACATTAAGGCAGACATCAAGGCAAAAGTCAGGGCAAACAtcaaggcaaaaatcaagaCAAAAGGAaaaaatcaaggcaaacaTCAAGGCAAACATCAAGGCAAAAAGGCAAACATCACGGCAAAAAATCAGAGCAAACAACAAGGCAAACATTAAGGCATGCCGCCACCACCACTGGTAGCCACACTAGAGCAATACCAACCACAACAAGAACTGTTGACCTTGCACTTGGAGACCAATAAATCCCACACTTTTAGAATTTTACTAACGAAGTCACAAAAATTGTAAACAgtcaatttattgatattatcACGTCTAACAATTAAAATCAATGATCTCACTAAAATCCCGTGATCAAGCTACCCCcacattacttaattaatgttaatgcATGTTTTGTGTTAAAAAATACGCAAAAAATGAGGAATTACACTGGAATGTCATGTTGACAAACAGTTTACTTGAAATTAATTCCTACGTTTGGTTGTCAACTACTTTGTGCTCGTCTCTCCTTCACAATTGCGTTGATGTATGCCTTCATCAGTTTGGCAATTTCTAACACCTACACATAATGTAATCAATATGAACACGAGATGACATGAAGTATGGGTTTCAATGAGGAGTAGATGCTACAGTGCAGTAACAGACACACCTatataacagacagactgacaaacaaatagacagacacacaaacagacagacagacagacagacacacacacacaaacagacagacagacagacacacacacagacacacacacagacacacacagacacacacacacacagacacagacacagacacagacacagacacagacacacacacacacacacacacacacacacacacac
This window of the Corticium candelabrum chromosome 17, ooCorCand1.1, whole genome shotgun sequence genome carries:
- the LOC134193335 gene encoding tyrosinase-like, whose product is MLPNYLFSAFLLYSICRARVQAQFPAACIENDQLMARCCPSPDGTDLECGGGDRGECVEIFVHNNWPWKYFNNACVPGDGRLGWPRSLNMTHHCKCKNNWAGPDCGDCAHGYVKTHNSCMPYSQPAVRKNVLTMTPNEWKNFHQALNDTKHTKSIYKVPIGYYNTLEGGATSNLTFVDTNVYDFFVWLHHYASKDNTSPTTVIQCDFAHEGSGFLTWHRALLLVVEHELQRTQTGRSIDYPIMIPYWDWTDHTPASINKLFSNEMMGYSHNVTETKRPQRIGGVFSNWTTVCYKEGFPTKPTLGCLCDPRVSTGFLTRCLGCKDTLLHQTMDYLPRADDVKKVKNLAVVYDLFPWDKKPNIYSFRNSLEGFVNMSDIYECGSGQNGELHVQVHWWMGGNVAELSSSPNDPMFWLHHCMVDRIFEEWLRMGWRKYHPTDGAHPGHNRDDWLMGIFPLATNGDMFKYSTKLGYDYDKLDC